A genomic segment from Thermostichus lividus PCC 6715 encodes:
- a CDS encoding precorrin-2 C(20)-methyltransferase, which yields MTTLWGVGVGPGDPELITLKGWRRLQAAPVVAFPAGVQGRMGVAEQIIAPHLKPQQVRLPLEFPYVLDENQLQQAWHIAAECVYDYLQQGLDVVFVSEGDVSFYSTFTYLGSAVQQLDPTVPLGIIPGICSPLAAAAVLGLPLTCGGDRLAILPAMYHADELTQAWGWADVLVLMKVRAVYPQVWQWLQTHNLLAQAAVVIWATTPQQQVYYPLTRWPALELPYFSLLLVWKYASPFRSDKKMGHFTI from the coding sequence GTGACCACTCTGTGGGGCGTTGGCGTAGGCCCTGGCGATCCGGAGTTAATTACCCTCAAAGGCTGGCGGCGGCTGCAAGCAGCACCGGTGGTGGCCTTTCCGGCAGGGGTGCAAGGGCGTATGGGGGTGGCAGAGCAGATTATTGCCCCCCATCTGAAGCCACAGCAGGTACGGCTCCCCCTTGAGTTTCCCTACGTCTTGGACGAGAACCAGTTGCAGCAAGCATGGCACATTGCGGCTGAGTGTGTCTATGACTACCTGCAGCAAGGACTGGATGTGGTGTTTGTCTCGGAAGGGGATGTGAGCTTCTATAGTACCTTCACCTACCTTGGCAGCGCTGTCCAGCAGCTTGACCCCACGGTACCCCTAGGAATTATTCCGGGAATTTGCTCGCCCTTAGCGGCAGCGGCGGTCTTGGGGCTGCCCTTGACGTGCGGCGGCGATCGCCTCGCTATTTTACCTGCTATGTACCATGCAGATGAACTCACCCAAGCATGGGGATGGGCCGATGTTCTTGTCTTAATGAAAGTACGGGCGGTCTATCCCCAAGTGTGGCAGTGGTTGCAGACCCATAATCTGCTGGCGCAAGCGGCGGTGGTGATCTGGGCAACAACCCCCCAGCAACAGGTGTATTACCCTCTGACTCGCTGGCCTGCCTTAGAGCTACCCTACTTTTCACTGTTGCTGGTGTGGAAATATGCCTCCCCATTTCGGTCTGACAAAAAAATGGGGCATTTCACAATATAG
- the clpB gene encoding ATP-dependent chaperone ClpB, with translation MQPSNPNLFTEKAWAAIARTPDLAKQAQQQNLESEHLMKSLLEQDGLATQIFQKAGCSVQRLRDLTDEFINRQPKIANPSGVYLGQSLDKLLDRADEVRKQFGDDFISIEHLVLGFTHDDRFGKKLYQDVGLTERGLRETIQQIRGTQKVTDQNPEGKYASLEKYGRDLTLLARQGKLDPVIGRDDEIRRVIQILSRRTKNNPVLIGEPGVGKTAIAEGLAQRIVAGDVPDSLRDRQLIALDMGALIAGAKYRGEFEERLKAVLKEVTESNGQIILFIDEIHTVVGAGATQGAMDAGNLLKPMLARGELRCIGATTLDEYRKYIEKDAALERRFQQVYVDQPSVEDTISILRGLKERYEIHHGVKISDTALVAAATLSTRYISDRFLPDKAIDLVDEAAAKLKMEITSKPEELDEIDRKILQLEMERLSLQKETSAASRDRLEKLEKELADLKEEQSRLNAQWQAEKEVIDRLQAIKEDIEKVNIEIQQAERNYDLNRAAELKYGKLTDLQKQLADTEAKLQQTQVGGRSLLRDEVTEADIAEIISKWTGIPISKLVESEAQKLLHLEDELHKRVIGQDEAVTAVAEAIQRSRAGLADPNRPIASFIFLGPTGVGKTELAKTLAAFMFDTEEAMVRIDMSEYMEKHAVSRLIGAPPGYVGYDEGGQLTEAIRRRPYAVVLFDEIEKAHPDVFNVFLQILDDGRVTDAQGRTVDFKNTIIIMTSNIGSQYILDVAGDDSRYSEMYNRVMEAMRNHFRPEFLNRVDEFIIFHSLRKEQLRQIVKLQVQRLQDRLSDRHITLALSDKAIDFLVEVGYDPVYGARPLKRAVQKQLETPIAKGILRGDFYDGDTVIVEVGDNERLVFQRQDATAALATS, from the coding sequence ATGCAACCATCCAATCCAAATCTATTTACCGAGAAGGCATGGGCGGCGATCGCCCGCACACCAGATTTAGCCAAACAGGCTCAACAGCAAAATCTTGAAAGTGAACACTTGATGAAATCGTTGCTGGAGCAGGATGGCTTGGCAACGCAAATTTTTCAGAAAGCTGGTTGCTCTGTACAGCGGCTGCGGGATCTCACCGATGAGTTTATCAATCGTCAGCCCAAGATTGCGAATCCCAGTGGCGTCTATTTGGGGCAAAGTCTGGATAAGCTCCTAGATCGCGCTGACGAGGTGCGTAAACAATTTGGGGATGACTTTATCTCGATTGAGCATTTAGTCTTGGGGTTTACTCACGACGATCGCTTCGGCAAAAAGCTCTACCAGGATGTTGGCCTCACAGAACGAGGGCTACGAGAAACCATTCAGCAAATTCGCGGTACTCAAAAAGTGACGGATCAAAACCCAGAAGGAAAATACGCCTCCCTTGAAAAGTATGGCCGTGATCTGACGCTCCTTGCCCGCCAAGGCAAGCTGGATCCGGTGATTGGGCGTGATGATGAAATTCGGCGGGTGATTCAAATTCTCTCGCGGCGGACTAAAAATAATCCGGTTTTAATTGGCGAGCCGGGGGTGGGTAAAACTGCCATTGCCGAGGGCTTGGCTCAGCGTATTGTGGCGGGGGATGTTCCCGATTCCCTGCGCGATCGCCAACTCATTGCCTTGGATATGGGGGCGCTGATTGCCGGTGCCAAGTACCGCGGTGAGTTTGAAGAGCGCCTCAAAGCAGTGCTCAAAGAGGTAACCGAGTCCAACGGCCAGATTATTCTTTTTATTGATGAAATCCATACCGTTGTGGGGGCAGGGGCAACCCAAGGGGCGATGGATGCGGGCAACCTGCTCAAGCCCATGCTGGCGCGGGGGGAACTGCGCTGTATTGGTGCCACCACCCTTGATGAATACCGCAAATATATCGAGAAAGATGCAGCCTTAGAGCGGCGCTTTCAACAGGTCTATGTGGATCAGCCCAGCGTTGAAGATACGATCTCGATTTTGCGGGGTCTGAAAGAGCGCTACGAAATTCACCATGGGGTGAAAATTTCCGATACGGCTCTGGTGGCTGCGGCCACACTGTCAACCCGCTACATTAGCGATCGCTTCTTGCCGGACAAAGCCATCGACCTTGTGGATGAGGCAGCCGCCAAGCTGAAAATGGAGATTACCTCTAAACCTGAGGAGCTGGATGAAATTGACCGCAAAATTTTGCAGCTAGAAATGGAGCGGCTCTCGCTGCAAAAAGAAACCTCTGCCGCTTCTCGCGATCGCCTCGAAAAACTGGAGAAAGAACTCGCCGATCTCAAGGAAGAGCAAAGTCGCCTCAATGCCCAGTGGCAAGCGGAAAAAGAAGTCATTGATCGACTGCAAGCCATTAAGGAAGATATTGAAAAAGTCAACATTGAGATTCAGCAGGCCGAGCGCAACTATGACCTCAACCGCGCTGCAGAGCTGAAGTACGGCAAACTCACGGATCTGCAAAAACAACTGGCCGATACCGAAGCCAAGCTACAGCAGACCCAAGTCGGTGGGCGATCGCTGCTGCGGGATGAAGTCACCGAGGCAGACATTGCTGAAATCATCTCCAAGTGGACCGGCATTCCCATCAGCAAGCTGGTGGAATCAGAAGCGCAAAAACTGCTGCACCTAGAAGACGAACTCCACAAGCGAGTCATTGGCCAAGACGAGGCCGTTACCGCTGTGGCTGAAGCCATTCAGCGCTCCCGGGCGGGTTTAGCCGACCCCAACCGTCCCATTGCTAGCTTTATTTTCCTCGGCCCAACGGGTGTGGGTAAAACCGAACTCGCTAAGACGCTGGCGGCCTTCATGTTTGACACCGAAGAGGCCATGGTACGCATTGACATGTCCGAGTACATGGAAAAACACGCCGTATCTCGCCTCATTGGTGCCCCGCCGGGCTATGTTGGCTATGACGAAGGCGGGCAACTGACCGAGGCCATTCGCCGTCGTCCCTACGCTGTTGTTCTCTTTGATGAAATTGAAAAAGCCCATCCCGATGTGTTTAATGTTTTCCTGCAAATTCTTGATGATGGGCGGGTCACCGATGCCCAAGGGCGCACCGTCGATTTCAAAAACACGATCATTATCATGACCAGCAATATCGGCTCGCAATACATTCTGGATGTGGCCGGGGATGACAGCCGCTACAGTGAAATGTACAACCGCGTTATGGAGGCCATGCGCAACCACTTCCGCCCAGAATTTCTCAACCGCGTGGATGAGTTTATTATCTTCCATAGCCTGCGCAAAGAGCAGTTGCGGCAGATTGTGAAACTGCAAGTGCAGCGGCTGCAAGATCGCCTGAGCGATCGCCACATTACCCTCGCCCTTTCGGACAAAGCTATCGACTTCCTAGTCGAGGTAGGCTACGATCCCGTCTATGGTGCCCGTCCGCTGAAGCGGGCAGTGCAAAAACAACTGGAAACCCCTATAGCCAAAGGCATTCTCCGTGGCGATTTCTATGATGGGGATACAGTGATCGTTGAGGTGGGGGATAACGAGCGACTTGTCTTCCAACGCCAGGATGCTACGGCTGCCTTAGCCACATCGTAA
- the ribH gene encoding 6,7-dimethyl-8-ribityllumazine synthase, translated as MAVFEGTYQVLGSPRFAIVISRFNDLITTKLLEGCQDCLRRHGVDPNPKGVQVDYAWVPGSFEIPLVAAQMAASRRYAAVICLGAVIRGQTPHFDYVAAEVTKGIATAAMQTGVPIVYGILTTDTMQQALERAGIKSNKGWEYALNALEMANLIQALQVHGSMESAQLRPSATIITEESWSPPSTTL; from the coding sequence ATGGCTGTTTTTGAAGGCACCTATCAAGTTCTTGGCTCACCACGGTTTGCCATAGTCATTTCCCGGTTTAATGACTTGATTACCACTAAGCTGCTGGAAGGCTGCCAAGATTGCTTACGTCGCCATGGGGTTGACCCAAACCCCAAGGGAGTTCAAGTGGACTATGCTTGGGTACCCGGCAGCTTTGAAATTCCCCTTGTGGCTGCCCAAATGGCGGCGAGCCGTCGTTATGCGGCTGTAATCTGCCTCGGTGCGGTCATTCGTGGTCAAACCCCGCACTTTGACTATGTGGCCGCCGAAGTTACCAAAGGGATTGCCACGGCTGCGATGCAAACCGGCGTTCCCATTGTCTATGGCATCCTCACGACCGATACGATGCAGCAGGCGCTAGAGCGAGCAGGCATTAAAAGCAACAAAGGGTGGGAGTATGCCCTCAATGCCCTAGAAATGGCTAACCTTATCCAAGCATTACAAGTCCATGGCAGCATGGAGTCAGCCCAGTTGCGCCCCAGTGCTACCATAATTACCGAGGAATCGTGGTCACCGCCCAGCACGACCTTATAA
- the tnpA gene encoding IS200/IS605 family transposase yields MRQDGIQVKSTRHAKYQSGHHFVWIPFKRRKIFRDEAIIEATKRYIREAAANNDIEIEAIEIDRTLIDHVHVFASFPPRMSASQVVNILKGYSSRHLRMEFPWLKQLYQKDPLWARSFYWGTCGNVSAQTVKRYIEECQG; encoded by the coding sequence ATGAGGCAAGATGGTATACAGGTCAAGTCAACGCGCCACGCCAAGTATCAATCAGGGCACCACTTTGTCTGGATACCCTTTAAGCGGCGCAAAATCTTTCGAGATGAGGCTATCATTGAGGCCACGAAGCGGTATATCCGAGAGGCGGCGGCGAACAATGACATTGAGATTGAGGCCATCGAGATTGACCGCACCCTGATAGACCACGTTCACGTTTTTGCATCATTCCCGCCTAGAATGTCAGCGTCTCAAGTCGTGAACATCCTGAAAGGCTACAGTTCACGGCATCTTAGGATGGAGTTTCCCTGGCTGAAGCAGCTCTACCAAAAAGATCCGCTTTGGGCCAGGTCGTTTTATTGGGGAACCTGTGGCAATGTGTCGGCTCAAACCGTTAAGCGCTATATCGAGGAGTGCCAGGGTTGA
- a CDS encoding Coq4 family protein, producing MPKRDDSLMITAEPAINQQRFDAFLGVIDTLGTWFGMSEAQIIHLDFLQSLPEHTFGHDLATFYQHEGLTPFTTGSRRKQLHDASHVLTGYDTDLVGEAELQAFLLGIGFTPLNALLKRQACRRIRQLNLLSATALEQRLTAAYRRGQQSRFDPNTWPVERQWYLPTPQVRSIYGL from the coding sequence ATGCCTAAACGTGATGACTCCTTGATGATAACTGCTGAACCAGCCATTAACCAACAGCGATTTGACGCCTTCCTAGGGGTGATTGATACCTTGGGCACGTGGTTCGGTATGAGCGAAGCCCAAATAATTCACCTCGATTTCTTGCAGTCGTTGCCCGAGCATACCTTTGGCCATGACCTTGCCACCTTTTACCAGCACGAAGGACTGACCCCCTTCACCACTGGCTCCCGCCGCAAGCAACTCCACGATGCCAGCCATGTCTTAACGGGCTATGACACCGACTTAGTGGGTGAAGCCGAGTTGCAAGCCTTTCTTTTGGGGATTGGCTTTACGCCCCTCAATGCCTTGCTCAAGCGGCAAGCCTGTCGGCGCATTCGTCAGCTTAACCTGCTCTCGGCAACAGCGTTGGAGCAACGTCTTACCGCGGCGTATCGTCGTGGCCAACAGAGCCGCTTTGATCCCAATACATGGCCGGTCGAGCGTCAGTGGTATTTACCGACACCTCAGGTGCGCAGTATTTACGGCTTATGA
- a CDS encoding RNA-guided endonuclease TnpB family protein, with amino-acid sequence MLINKAYKFRIYPNQEQEQCFAHHFGCVRFVYNRMLALFKETRQFNKKGFVKYQVTAPRYFRKAEARISRLQQVLAAKQKGSNNWRKVKKKLAIAYERVAFKRADLAHKISYQLTQENQLVGLETLNIQGMLRNHCLAKSVSDAAIRVLHVYTTYKGKWYGAAVQFIERWFPSTKLCWDCGSLNDNLTLSDREWTCPSCGRQHVRDVTAAWNILQEAVRLLPGNPELSP; translated from the coding sequence ATGCTGATTAACAAAGCCTACAAATTTCGCATCTACCCGAATCAGGAACAGGAGCAATGCTTTGCTCACCACTTTGGCTGTGTGCGGTTTGTCTACAACCGGATGTTGGCGCTGTTCAAGGAAACGCGCCAGTTCAATAAGAAAGGGTTCGTCAAGTACCAGGTCACGGCACCCCGCTACTTTCGCAAGGCGGAGGCACGGATTTCGCGGTTACAACAGGTTTTGGCGGCTAAGCAAAAAGGGAGTAACAACTGGCGGAAGGTAAAGAAAAAGCTGGCCATCGCCTATGAGCGGGTGGCCTTTAAGCGGGCTGACCTAGCCCACAAAATCAGTTACCAACTCACCCAGGAAAACCAACTGGTGGGGCTGGAAACGCTGAATATTCAAGGCATGTTGAGGAATCACTGCCTGGCCAAGTCTGTTTCGGATGCTGCTATCCGAGTGCTGCACGTCTACACCACCTATAAGGGCAAGTGGTACGGAGCTGCCGTTCAATTCATTGAGCGCTGGTTCCCGTCCACCAAGCTTTGCTGGGATTGCGGGTCACTGAACGACAATTTGACGCTCAGTGACCGAGAGTGGACGTGCCCATCGTGTGGAAGGCAGCATGTTCGCGACGTGACCGCTGCATGGAATATCCTGCAAGAGGCGGTTCGTCTTTTACCGGGGAACCCGGAATTAAGCCCCTAA
- a CDS encoding endo-1,4-beta-xylanase: protein MLKLLRYLLLLCLSAGLVLACARQSATSATDALTARIEQLRQAPLTVVVEDAQGRGIANASIMLSQQTHTFAFGVALDTAMFAPSPPAAANWYRDTARQNFNAAVHENALKWYDLEPEQGKLDFTMADRILAWSEAQGWPMRGHTLFWEVEQFNPAWLKTLTPEQLRSAVKTHAIAVCRHYRGRINEFDVNNEMLHGNFFRSRLGDGIVKEMFEWCHEGNPKAVLYVNDYGIIEGDRLDDYVQQIRTLLNQGVPIGGIGIQAHLEYPLDAAKMQRALDTLAQFNLPLKITEVSVSLADEEQQAQTLRQIYRIAFAHPAVKEILLWGFWEGNHWRPQAALYRRDFSPKSAARTYRQLLFQDWWTTLSGKTNQAGHWQGRGYLGRYRLTVTAKGKTASQEFVLPEGEQHSPFGCKPPPSVEDCNLGVPKGTLY, encoded by the coding sequence ATGTTAAAGCTCCTGCGCTATCTGCTGTTGCTGTGCTTGAGTGCTGGATTGGTGCTGGCCTGTGCCCGGCAATCAGCCACTTCTGCCACCGATGCTCTAACAGCACGCATCGAACAACTGCGGCAAGCTCCCCTCACCGTGGTTGTGGAAGATGCTCAAGGACGGGGGATTGCCAATGCCAGTATCATGCTGAGTCAGCAAACCCACACCTTTGCCTTTGGTGTTGCCTTAGATACAGCGATGTTTGCACCATCGCCACCGGCAGCAGCCAACTGGTACCGAGATACCGCCCGTCAGAATTTTAATGCCGCTGTTCATGAAAATGCCCTGAAGTGGTATGACCTTGAGCCAGAGCAGGGCAAGCTAGACTTTACGATGGCGGATCGCATCCTAGCTTGGAGTGAGGCGCAAGGTTGGCCCATGCGGGGGCACACCCTCTTTTGGGAAGTAGAACAGTTCAATCCAGCATGGCTCAAAACCCTAACTCCCGAGCAATTGCGCTCCGCAGTCAAGACCCATGCCATCGCTGTTTGTCGTCACTACCGTGGGCGCATCAATGAGTTTGATGTTAATAACGAAATGCTTCACGGTAATTTTTTCCGCAGCCGCTTAGGAGATGGCATCGTTAAGGAGATGTTTGAGTGGTGCCACGAAGGCAACCCCAAAGCCGTGCTCTACGTGAACGACTACGGCATTATCGAAGGCGATCGCCTCGACGATTATGTTCAGCAGATTCGTACACTACTTAACCAAGGGGTACCCATTGGTGGCATTGGCATTCAAGCCCATTTAGAATACCCGCTCGATGCGGCTAAAATGCAGCGTGCCCTCGATACCTTAGCGCAATTTAACTTACCCCTAAAAATTACTGAAGTTAGCGTTAGCCTTGCGGACGAGGAGCAGCAGGCGCAGACCCTACGGCAGATCTATCGTATTGCCTTTGCCCACCCCGCCGTCAAAGAAATTCTGCTCTGGGGGTTTTGGGAAGGCAACCACTGGCGACCCCAAGCCGCACTCTACCGCCGTGATTTTTCGCCCAAAAGCGCCGCCCGTACCTACCGCCAACTCCTCTTTCAGGACTGGTGGACAACGCTCAGCGGTAAAACCAACCAAGCAGGACACTGGCAAGGGCGAGGATACCTCGGGCGCTATCGCTTAACAGTAACCGCCAAAGGCAAAACCGCTAGCCAAGAGTTCGTCTTACCAGAGGGGGAACAACACTCACCCTTCGGCTGTAAACCGCCTCCCTCAGTTGAGGATTGCAACCTAGGAGTGCCCAAGGGCACGTTATACTGA
- a CDS encoding bifunctional diguanylate cyclase/phosphodiesterase yields the protein MPNPKLLTVVALGSLGVGTAVLVDLLLALYENRLPSLSISDGLSAVAVWLIGLNILLVVWWPPLLQPNRLQLVQRSTGLVLLVITLLASLHVVSLWPQPWLVELRMLQVNTPILRPLALLGLGLSVWGLGGTPQWQIILSQGGAIAGGSLLLLELLDVTYRLPQEVGTLGSLISGSLLWLLSVHLLQLRPHRGLMRYLMSPTAGGILLRQFLPWVIVGPIVIGWTVEYLHHDSQLINGTVAQDIQVLSTILFFISLLAVGAHRLNQLEQERQSFYRAYTEIEQIFRSSIFLSPFPMALVAEDGQLWLVNRAWQEETGYRPSEITTWQQWLSVTFPQPEVHRWADAEFRRPFVTAERVEHGDVQVHTNWREVRIWNMVSIPLKLSTSNQLLALITAVDVTENRQMTQELETHKSELEAQVAARTLDLVAVNAELQASEEKLNQLLDRADAFVSQISIAADGSWHYEYLSQGHLRILGYSPHEFQQNKDLWRSRIPDDDWEAYHRPFHETLLAHGSAHTEYRFRHREGHIIWISLNASSDPQADGSHLITYVGVDISQRKKAILALAESEARFRQMADSSTLMIWLSDELGNITFANQTILSFLQVSFESVEGWQWLEFVHPDDQQRVEVAIRDAMQQQHSYEIEYRVHSPKEGYRWILEQAKPRYDDDGNFIGYVGSAIDITTLKLGEAKLRSAAWQDSLTGLPNRTFLTDKIEGLLEAYHRGAIPPFAVMFLDLDRFKVVNDSLGHAAGDELLLEIAHRLRSVLRQQDTLGRLGGDEFIAIIENIEGVDELYECGDRLRFRVSEPYLLKHTEVSVGVSIGIAIVTPSYHSAGELLRDADIAMYAAKSRGRNCMQLFQPDRHQMAHTLLQREQEFRRALQQNQLEVFYQPIVELATQKLLGFEVLLRWRHPEAGWITPAEFLPLATALGLAQKVDEWVLLKAVATLHQWHKELGAAATSLTLSINISDAFFASGQMADRLKQLLQTYGICGHQIILEITEQVIMENADFARRQLEDLSAIQVRCSIDDFGTGYSSLSRLSQLPLYALKIDQSFVRAMSAGSQHLEIIRAILSLAQAIDIEVIAEGIEHHEQQEQLLQLGCRRGQGFLFSPPVTAQMAQSFISRKYCAPEVSVNTTDARPAMYWDQSGSVGHDDTPR from the coding sequence ATGCCCAATCCAAAACTATTGACGGTCGTGGCGCTGGGAAGCCTTGGTGTGGGAACCGCTGTTTTGGTGGATCTCCTGCTTGCACTCTATGAGAACCGCTTACCCTCGTTATCTATTTCTGATGGTTTGAGTGCTGTCGCTGTTTGGCTGATCGGACTCAATATTCTTTTAGTCGTGTGGTGGCCACCACTGCTGCAGCCGAATCGACTACAACTGGTGCAGCGGTCAACGGGGCTGGTGTTACTAGTGATAACACTACTGGCTAGCCTACATGTCGTGTCACTCTGGCCGCAGCCTTGGCTGGTGGAACTCCGGATGCTCCAAGTCAATACACCTATCTTGCGCCCTTTGGCCTTGTTGGGGTTGGGTCTGAGTGTGTGGGGGCTGGGGGGAACGCCGCAATGGCAAATTATCTTAAGCCAAGGGGGGGCGATCGCTGGCGGCAGCCTACTGCTGCTGGAACTGTTGGACGTCACCTATCGCTTGCCTCAAGAGGTCGGTACCTTAGGCTCCCTGATTAGTGGGAGTTTGCTGTGGCTCCTCAGTGTTCACTTGCTCCAGTTACGCCCCCATCGCGGCTTAATGCGCTACCTGATGTCACCAACGGCGGGTGGCATCCTCCTGCGCCAATTTTTACCATGGGTCATTGTGGGGCCTATTGTCATTGGTTGGACGGTGGAGTACCTCCACCATGATTCGCAGCTTATTAATGGCACCGTTGCGCAAGACATCCAAGTTCTGAGTACGATCCTGTTTTTCATTAGCTTGTTGGCAGTGGGTGCCCACCGCCTCAACCAGCTAGAGCAAGAACGGCAGTCCTTTTACCGTGCCTATACAGAAATTGAGCAGATCTTCCGCAGCAGTATTTTTCTGTCTCCCTTTCCCATGGCGCTGGTGGCTGAGGATGGGCAACTGTGGTTAGTGAACCGCGCCTGGCAAGAGGAAACTGGCTATAGGCCGAGTGAGATTACGACATGGCAGCAGTGGCTGAGTGTCACGTTCCCACAGCCAGAGGTGCATCGCTGGGCTGACGCAGAATTTCGTCGCCCTTTTGTCACGGCAGAGCGGGTGGAGCATGGGGATGTTCAGGTTCACACCAACTGGCGAGAGGTGCGGATATGGAATATGGTGTCTATTCCGCTGAAGCTCAGCACCAGCAATCAACTATTGGCACTGATCACAGCGGTCGATGTCACCGAGAATCGCCAAATGACCCAAGAGCTAGAAACTCATAAATCGGAACTGGAAGCCCAAGTAGCTGCCCGTACGCTTGATTTGGTGGCGGTGAATGCCGAACTGCAAGCCTCTGAAGAAAAGCTTAATCAATTGCTAGACCGAGCCGATGCCTTTGTGAGTCAGATTTCTATTGCGGCGGATGGCTCATGGCACTATGAGTATCTCTCTCAAGGGCACCTGCGCATTTTGGGCTATAGTCCCCACGAGTTTCAGCAAAATAAAGACCTGTGGCGATCGCGCATTCCTGACGATGACTGGGAAGCGTATCACCGTCCTTTTCATGAAACACTGCTTGCCCATGGTAGCGCCCATACGGAGTACCGCTTCCGTCACCGCGAGGGGCACATTATCTGGATCTCGCTGAACGCTAGTAGTGATCCCCAAGCAGATGGCAGCCATTTGATCACCTACGTTGGCGTTGACATTAGCCAGCGCAAAAAAGCCATTCTAGCCTTGGCGGAAAGTGAGGCCCGCTTTCGGCAGATGGCAGATTCCTCAACCTTAATGATTTGGCTCTCGGATGAATTGGGCAACATCACCTTTGCCAATCAGACAATTCTTAGTTTTTTGCAGGTATCCTTTGAGAGCGTAGAGGGTTGGCAATGGCTTGAGTTTGTGCATCCCGATGACCAACAGCGGGTTGAAGTCGCTATCCGGGACGCAATGCAACAGCAGCACAGCTATGAAATAGAGTATCGGGTGCACTCTCCTAAGGAGGGGTATCGCTGGATTTTGGAGCAGGCTAAGCCTCGCTATGACGATGATGGCAACTTTATTGGCTATGTTGGCTCGGCGATTGACATTACAACTCTAAAGCTGGGAGAAGCTAAGCTCCGCAGTGCGGCATGGCAAGATAGCTTGACGGGACTACCCAACCGAACCTTTCTCACGGATAAAATTGAGGGTTTGTTGGAGGCCTATCATCGGGGAGCCATCCCACCGTTTGCGGTCATGTTTCTTGATCTCGATCGCTTTAAGGTGGTGAACGACAGTTTAGGCCACGCAGCGGGGGATGAACTACTGCTAGAAATTGCCCATCGCTTACGCTCGGTGTTACGCCAGCAGGATACCCTAGGGCGACTGGGGGGCGATGAATTTATTGCTATTATTGAAAACATTGAAGGCGTAGACGAGCTTTACGAGTGTGGCGATCGCCTGCGGTTTCGGGTCAGCGAGCCTTACCTCCTCAAGCATACGGAGGTGAGTGTCGGGGTCAGTATTGGCATTGCCATTGTTACTCCCAGCTACCATAGTGCTGGTGAACTCTTGCGGGATGCGGATATTGCCATGTATGCCGCCAAGAGTCGGGGACGTAACTGTATGCAATTATTTCAACCCGATCGCCACCAGATGGCCCATACCCTACTTCAACGGGAACAGGAATTTCGGCGGGCACTGCAACAGAATCAACTGGAGGTGTTTTATCAGCCGATTGTCGAGCTAGCCACTCAAAAACTACTCGGGTTTGAGGTACTGCTGCGTTGGCGCCACCCAGAAGCGGGGTGGATCACACCCGCAGAGTTTTTACCCCTAGCAACGGCCTTGGGCTTGGCTCAGAAGGTAGATGAATGGGTATTACTAAAAGCAGTAGCAACATTACATCAATGGCACAAAGAACTGGGGGCGGCTGCAACAAGCCTAACCTTGAGTATCAACATCTCCGATGCTTTTTTTGCCTCTGGTCAGATGGCAGACCGCCTCAAGCAGCTACTGCAGACCTACGGTATCTGTGGCCACCAAATTATCCTTGAAATTACTGAGCAAGTCATTATGGAGAATGCTGACTTTGCGCGACGGCAACTCGAAGACCTCAGCGCCATTCAGGTTCGCTGTAGCATTGATGATTTTGGGACTGGTTATTCTTCCCTGAGTCGCCTCAGCCAGCTCCCGCTCTATGCCCTCAAAATTGATCAATCCTTTGTGCGGGCAATGAGTGCTGGCTCACAACATCTGGAGATTATTCGTGCCATCCTCAGTTTGGCTCAGGCCATTGACATTGAAGTCATTGCCGAAGGTATTGAGCACCACGAGCAACAAGAGCAGCTATTGCAGTTGGGCTGCCGCCGTGGGCAAGGATTTCTCTTTAGCCCGCCGGTCACTGCTCAAATGGCTCAGAGCTTCATAAGCCGTAAATACTGCGCACCTGAGGTGTCGGTAAATACCACTGACGCTCGACCGGCCATGTATTGGGATCAAAGCGGCTCTGTTGGCCACGACGATACGCCGCGGTAA